One Elaeis guineensis isolate ETL-2024a chromosome 10, EG11, whole genome shotgun sequence genomic window carries:
- the LOC105059940 gene encoding uncharacterized protein yields MMECNKEEAIRARDIAEKRMQSKDFTGARKIALRAQQLFPDLDNISQILTVCEVHCSAAVKVNGEMDWYGILQVEPSADDSSIKKQYRKLALLLHPDKNKFAGAEAAFKLIGEAHMTLSDRAKRSLHDIKRNANTKIAPSRQPSQQAKKTPYARSNVHNFNGLNQQQQQPSSFSGSQTFWTICPFCCMRYQYYKTILNRALRCQNCSKPFIAYDLNAQAVPPGTNSGYSYNSSGIPPQQFPGQQAHNTSQQTQFGNASSSTAFQGNVGGNSEHGCGPVNKAKEDGKLDVEGGAGNEVKFEKVKLKEVNKKEQVAKPSVKTSQKRGRKAVIESSDSDSIDVEDVVIEDGLAEQGTGTDASHHLRRSTRLKQNITYNEDESDDDDFMNPSSRKRLRKGGSSCNADRREKDLSDCDANGVDVETSEINIFDEKMERKQTGGTAHDEKLPNENEVTKDKLQESKQGTIEKAETSRAGTDSSVDSSSKASPNLGSLSYPDPEFCDFEKFRNPEQFSVDQIWAVYDNMDGMPRFYARIRHVHATDFKLRFTWLEHDPTNEDEIAWSDEELPVACGNFRLGKSEVTQDRLMFSHVISWKKGRKRNSYDIYPREGEVWALFKDWDIGWSSDPDNHRLYEYEIVEVVSDFALGTGISVIPLVKLRDFVSLFIRAKGEITAPYVIPPSEILRFSHNIPSYRMTGAEREGIPKGCFELDSASLPNNFQEVFHSISLDSIMDRGGKLDNECGVLHSKTAVAEEKPGTITVEEIENMKCQDVSPHGANEVYAEKHDASTSQHMAATASKHVNEMKASRVEIDKDNVDSQDADADSDAECHDPSTSSSQIPITYEYPESEFHNFEEGKSIEKFGQGQIWALYSDIDKYPKYYGWIRKVELGDFRVHVIWLEACPSREEEKQWLGEELPIGCGTFKIASGSITFDTTDTFSHLVKARPAGRKNQYVILPSVGEIWAVYKNWRAGWTLSDFENCEYDVVEICEHTGSSMRVSLLTKVTGYRAVFRPERKGNTSTMMEIPEDEFLRFSHQIPAFQLTGERGGKLRGYWELDPASVPEIFLFPNVD; encoded by the coding sequence ATGATGGAGTGCAACAAGGAAGAGGCTATCAGAGCCAGGGACATTGCCGAAAAAAGAATGCAAAGCAAAGATTTTACTGGGGCACGGAAGATTGCTCTCAGGGCCCAACAGCTCTTTCCTGACCTGGATAACATCTCTCAgattttaactgtttgtgaagtgCATTGCTCTGCTGCAGTTAAAGTCAATGGGGAAATGGACTGGTATGGAATTCTTCAAGTAGAGCCATCAGCAGATGATTCATCTATCAAGAAGCAGTATCGCAAACTTGCTCTTTTACTTCATCCTGATAAAAACAAGTTTGCAGGTGCTGAAGCTGCATTCAAGTTAATTGGAGAAGCACATATGACATTGTCTGACCGTGCAAAGCGGTCCCTTCATGACATCAAAAGAAATGCTAACACAAAAATTGCCCCATCAAGGCAGCCTTCTCAGCAAGCCAAGAAGACTCCCTATGCTAGAAGCAATGTTCATAATTTTAATGGTTTGaaccagcagcagcaacagccatcATCTTTCAGTGGTTCCCAGACTTTTTGGaccatttgccctttttgttGCATGAGATACCAGTATTACAAGACAATATTGAACAGAGCTCTCCGCTGTCAGAATTGCTCAAAACCTTTTATCGCATATGATTTAAATGCTCAAGCTGTGCCTCCTGGGACAAATTCAGgctattcatataatagttctgGAATTCCACCGCAGCAGTTTCCCGGTCAGCAAGCTCATAATACAAGCCAGCAAACTCAATTCGGTAATGCTTCTTCTAGTACTGCATTTCAGGGTAATGTGGGTGGGAACTCTGAACATGGATGTGGACCTGTGAACAAGGCAAAAGAAGATGGTAAGCTTGATGTTGAAGGTGGGGCAGGCAATGAGGTGAAGTTTGAAAAAGTAAAGCTTAAAGAGGTGAATAAGAAAGAGCAGGTAGCTAAGCCTTCTGTAAAGACAAGCCAGAAGAGGGGCAGAAAAGCGGTTATTGAATCTAGTGATTCAGATTCCATTGATGTTGAAGATGTAGTTATTGAAGATGGTCTTGCAGAGCAGGGTACTGGCACAGATGCGAGCCATCATCTGCGAAGATCAACCAGGCTGAAGCAAAATATCACTTATAATGAAGATGAAAGTGACGATGATGACTTCATGAATCCTTCTAGCCGTAAAAGGCTGAGAAAGGGTGGATCATCATGTAATGCTGATCGGAGAGAGAAAGACTTGTCAGATTGTGATGCCAATGGGGTTGATGTGGAAACTAGTGAgatcaatatttttgatgaaaaaatggaGCGCAAGCAGACAGGAGGCACAGCACATGATGAAAAATTGCCAAATGAAAATGAAGTGACCAAAGATAAATTGCAGGAAAGCAAACAAGGAACCATTGAGAAAGCGGAAACATCTCGAGCTGGGACTGATTCTAGTGTTGATTCTAGCTCAAAGGCTTCACCTAATCTTGGGTCTCTTTCCTACCCTGACCCAGAGTTTTGTGACTTTGAGAAGTTCAGGAATCCAGAACAATTTTCGGTTGATCAGATCTGGGCAGTCTATGATAATATGGATGGGATGCCCAGATTCTATGCGCGGATTAGGCATGTCCATGCCACAGACTTCAAGCTGCGGTTTACTTGGTTAGAGCATGACCCCACAAATGAAGATGAAATAGCATGGTCTGATGAGGAATTGCCTGTTGCTTGCGGGAACTTCAGACTGGGGAAATCAGAAGTCACCCAAGACCGGCTGATGTTCTCTCATGTTATTTCTTGGAAAAAAGGCAGAAAAAGAAACTCGTATGACATATATCCTAGGGAGGGTGAGGTTTGGGCTCTTTTCAAGGACTGGGACATTGGGTGGAGCTCTGATCCAGACAATCACAGGCTATATGAATATGAAATTGTAGAAGTCGTTTCAGATTTCGCATTAGGCACTGGCATAAGTGTTATTCCATTAGTCAAGTTAAGGGATTTTGTGAGCTTGTTCATCCGAGCAAAAGGCGAAATAACAGCTCCATATGTCATACCACCCAGCGAAATACTTAGATTTTCTCACAACATTCCTTCTTATAGGATGACTGGAGCTGAAAGAGAAGGCATTCCAAAAGGTTGTTTTGAACTTGATTCAGCATCCCTTCCTAATAACTTTCAAGAGGTTTTTCATTCCATCAGTCTTGACAGcatcatggatagaggtggaaAGTTGGATAATGAATGTGGTGTTTTGCATTCTAAGACTGCAGTTGCTGAAGAGAAGCCTGGAACTATTACAGTTGAGGAAATTGAGAATATGAAATGTCAGGACGTTTCTCCTCATGGGGCAAATGAAGTTTATGCGGAGAAACATGACGCAAGTACAAGTCAGCATATGGCAGCAACTGCTTCAAAACATGTAAATGAAATGAAGGCATCCAGGGTAGAGATTGACAAAGATAATGTAGATTCTCAGGATGCCGATGCCGACAGTGATGCTGAGTGTCATGATCCATCTACATCATCATCTCAAATTCCGATTACCTATGAATATCCTGAATCAGAGTTCCACAACTTTGAAGAAGGCAAGTCCATCGAAAAGTTCGGGCAGGGTCAGATTTGGGCACTCTATAGTGATATTGACAAATATCCCAAGTATTATGGCTGGATAAGGAAAGTTGAACTGGGGGATTTTAGAGTGCATGTGATATGGCTTGAGGCCTGTCCTTCAAGAGAGGAGGAGAAACAGTGGTTGGGAGAGGAGCTGCCAATTGGATGTGGAACATTTAAAATTGCTAGTGGGAGTATTACATTTGATACTACAGATACCTTTTCTCATCTTGTAAAAGCTAGACCAGCTGGTAGAAAAAACCAGTATGTTATCCTCCCCAGCGTTGGTGAGATTTGGGCTGTGTACAAGAATTGGCGTGCAGGATGGACCCtttcagattttgaaaattgTGAGTATGATGTAGTGGAAATTTGTGAGCATACTGGTTCTAGCATGAGAGTTTCGCTTTTAACTAAGGTGACTGGCTATAGGGCTGTATTCAGACCTGAAAGAAAAGGAAACACCAGTACCATGATGGAGATACCGGAAGATGAGTTTTTGAGATTCTCTCATCAGATACCTGCATTCCAGCTGACAGGTGAAAGAGGTGGTAAGCTACGTGGATATTGGGAGCTTGATCCTGCATCGGTGCCAGAGATTTTTCTGTTTCCAAATGTTGACTGA